One Candidatus Limnocylindrales bacterium genomic window, GGCCGCCTTGCCGCCACGTGCGCGGCCTTCGTCACGGCGCTTTCCTATCCGATGGTGTTCTACTCGCAGACCACCAACGTGGAGGTGCCGTTCCTGTTCTGGATGATGCTGGCGCTGCTGGCGGCGGTGCGACTGATCGAAGGCGACGAACGGCGACGCTGGTGGGTGCTGCTCGGGCTCGGCGCCGCACTGTCCGTGTCCACGAAGGAACTGGCGGCGGGCGCGTTCGTCGGGCTGCCGGCGGTGCTGGTCGCGGTCTTCACGATCCATCGCCGTCCACTTGCGACCTGGCTGCGCGGAGGACTGACCGCGGCCGCTGCGTTCGCCGTCGCGATGGTGCTGGCCAACAACGTCCTCTTCAATCCGCTCGGCTTCCTGCACCGCGTGCAGTTCCTGACCCAGACGCTGCCGCCCGAGATCACCGCCAGATATGCGCCCTATACCTTTCCCGTCGATCTCGGATCCGCCCGCGACGCCGGCGCCGAGCTTGCGCAGCTCAGCCTGGCTGGACGACGTGTGCTGCAGAGCCTCGGCTGGCCGACTCTGATCGTCTCGCTGGCGGGCATCGTGCTCGCGCTGCGGCGGCGGCCGGCGTGGGCCGCGCTGCTGCTGGCAGCCATCGTCACCTATTACCTCGTCAGCGTGCGCGCCATGATGTCGCTGAGCCTGCGCTATCTGCTGCCGGTCTCGGTGATGGCGGCAATGTTCGCCGGCATCGGAATCGCCGCACTGGTGCAGAATGGACGAGGCACGCAGTGGCGGCGCCCTCTGGCCGCGCTCGCGCTGCTGTTCGTCGCGGCCTATGGCTGGGACGTCAATCGCATGATGAGCGGCGATGGGCGCTATGACGCCGAGGCCTGGCTGCGCGAGCAGCTCGATCCTCACGAGCGCGTCGAGGTCTATCAGGATCCCACGTATCTGCCGCGCTTTCCGCAGTGGGCCAGGGTGGACACGGTCGAGTTCGACCAGCGCAACATCGAGGATTTCCGCAAGCGCCAACCCGATTTCGTCGTGCTTTCCTCGGCAGGCCTGTCGGGCGTGTCCGTGCAGTACAAGCAGGACTGGCAGGAGAGCGACGGAGCCATCGAGGGCTACACGCCCGCCAAGAAGAGCACTGGCGGCGTCGTCATGAGCTATAGCAAGGACGCCAACACGGAATTCCTTGCTGCTCTGGACAGCGGGGCGCTCGGTTACGAGAAGGTGGCCCGCTTCACGGTCGACCCCTGGATTCCGCCGAGCTTGAGCGCCGATCGCGCCATTCAGAGCCTCAACCCCGAGATCACCATCTACCGCCGCACTGCTTCGGCTTTCGCCGGGCCGGGCGCCCACGCCGCGCCTGCCATACAACGCGCAGCTGCCGGCCTGGCGTCGGCAGCGGCGCACTGATCGCTGCAACGCCATCAAGGGAACATGTCCATACCCGCTAGCAACTTCCTGCGCTGCCTCGGAGGCCTGCTCCTGCTCGCGGGCGTCACGTGGATCGTCGAAACGCTCGCTCTGCTGGCGGCGTATCACGGGCAGATCATTCCGCCCTACGCGTTCTTCCCGAACCAGCTCTACGACTTTCTTGCCAAGCTTCGCTGGCTGGCCAACGAACTGCCGTGGCTGGCGCCTCCCCTGCCCGATCGCTTCACCGGCCTGGGCATCGGAGACAAGGTCCGCTACGCCGCCGGACTCCTGCCCGTCCTGGCATCGATGACTCTGGTGCTCGGCATCGCTGCCGGCGCCGTGGCGGCGCTGACGCAGCGACGCATGCGCTCGCTGCGGTCGTACGTGCTGTTCTGGTCCGTCGTCGCTCTACTGGTGCATGTGGGCATGTCGATTCCGGCGCTGGGGATCGAAAGCGGCATGCGGATGAGCCAGATCGCGTATCGCGCACGCAGCCTCGTCGTGGACGGCGCATTGCTCGCCATCGCGGTTGCCATCGTGGCAGGCGCGGCGGCGGCGTGGATGGCGCCGCAGTTCGAGGGACGCGGGCGGCGCCTGCGCCGATACGCCGCCGTCTCTGCATTCGAATGTGCGGCGATCGCGGCGTTCATCCTGAGCTCGGCCGTTCCCGCCACGCGCGCCAGTGCGGCGCCGGCTCAGCTTTCTGCACCCGTGGCGACGGGCGACCGCTACAACGTCGTCCTCATCTCGCTCGACAGCCTGCGCGCGGATCATCTGAGCACGTACGGTTACGAGCGCGAGACGTCGCCGAACATCACCAGGCTTGCCAGGAGCGGCGTGCTCTTCCGCAACGCGATCGCGACCTCGTCATGGACGCTGCCGACGCACCTGACGATGTTCACCGGCCGCTATCAGATCTCCCACGGCGTGGTCGAGGACACCCGGGTTCTGCTGCCGTCGATCCCGACGCTCGGACAGATCTTCAAGGCCTCCGGCTATGCGACCGCGGGCTACGTCTCCGGCCCCTACGTCGCAGGGCATTACGGCTACTCGCGCGGCATGGACACGTACGTGGACTTCAGCGAGGACGTCGGCAAGGGACGCGAGGCGCGCGAGCAGATCACCTCCCCCTCGATCAACGAGCAGGCGCTGGCGTGGCTAGACCAGCGCACGGACCAGGAGCCCTTCTTCCTGTTCCTGCACTACTTCGACATTCACTACGACTACATCCCGCCCGCGCCCTACGACAGGATGTTCGATCCCGACTACACGGGGACCATGGACGGGCGCAACTTCATCGAGCGCAAGGACGTGCATCCCAAGATGGATCCGCGCGACCTCGCCCACATCATCGCGCTGTATGACGGCGAGATCCGCTTCACCGATCACCACGTCGGCGCCATCCTCGACAAGCTCGATCAGAAGGGGTTCAGCGGCAATACCGTCATCCTGCTGACGGCCGACCATGGCGAAGAGTTCTTCGAGCACGGCAACAAGGGCCATCACCGCACCGTCTACGAGGAGGTGCTGCGCGTGCCGTTCGTGCTGCGGATTCCCGGCGGCGCCCACGCCGGCAAGGAGGTTGACGAGCAGGTCAGCCTGGTCGACGTCTTCCCGACACTGCTGGATCTGGCC contains:
- a CDS encoding sulfatase, with amino-acid sequence MSIPASNFLRCLGGLLLLAGVTWIVETLALLAAYHGQIIPPYAFFPNQLYDFLAKLRWLANELPWLAPPLPDRFTGLGIGDKVRYAAGLLPVLASMTLVLGIAAGAVAALTQRRMRSLRSYVLFWSVVALLVHVGMSIPALGIESGMRMSQIAYRARSLVVDGALLAIAVAIVAGAAAAWMAPQFEGRGRRLRRYAAVSAFECAAIAAFILSSAVPATRASAAPAQLSAPVATGDRYNVVLISLDSLRADHLSTYGYERETSPNITRLARSGVLFRNAIATSSWTLPTHLTMFTGRYQISHGVVEDTRVLLPSIPTLGQIFKASGYATAGYVSGPYVAGHYGYSRGMDTYVDFSEDVGKGREAREQITSPSINEQALAWLDQRTDQEPFFLFLHYFDIHYDYIPPAPYDRMFDPDYTGTMDGRNFIERKDVHPKMDPRDLAHIIALYDGEIRFTDHHVGAILDKLDQKGFSGNTVILLTADHGEEFFEHGNKGHHRTVYEEVLRVPFVLRIPGGAHAGKEVDEQVSLVDVFPTLLDLAGLPPSPDVEGISVRALAEGNRSDRDAVYAEFFDKLGLNLQVARRTPAAKTIEHFNRITHPRRSPIEYYDLKDDPEERDDRAADNPGAVHAELSSLSQWLETQWRAQRNAEAAAGGRASIDIDDETMERLKSLGYVGD
- a CDS encoding glycosyltransferase family 39 protein codes for the protein MHLLDQLSARWRRDPLGVVVPVALLLVSLFVYTRALAWGLPTNDDTWAADAIKPSAPLAVLYHSFLSGGWNSGWFWFKYPPFHAFLLAVAYAPYMAWVWISGGISGFASEYPFGLSDPTTVLSNLALIGRSITAMMGVGTVLLAYACVVRSYGRLAATCAAFVTALSYPMVFYSQTTNVEVPFLFWMMLALLAAVRLIEGDERRRWWVLLGLGAALSVSTKELAAGAFVGLPAVLVAVFTIHRRPLATWLRGGLTAAAAFAVAMVLANNVLFNPLGFLHRVQFLTQTLPPEITARYAPYTFPVDLGSARDAGAELAQLSLAGRRVLQSLGWPTLIVSLAGIVLALRRRPAWAALLLAAIVTYYLVSVRAMMSLSLRYLLPVSVMAAMFAGIGIAALVQNGRGTQWRRPLAALALLFVAAYGWDVNRMMSGDGRYDAEAWLREQLDPHERVEVYQDPTYLPRFPQWARVDTVEFDQRNIEDFRKRQPDFVVLSSAGLSGVSVQYKQDWQESDGAIEGYTPAKKSTGGVVMSYSKDANTEFLAALDSGALGYEKVARFTVDPWIPPSLSADRAIQSLNPEITIYRRTASAFAGPGAHAAPAIQRAAAGLASAAAH